One Bifidobacterium angulatum DSM 20098 = JCM 7096 DNA window includes the following coding sequences:
- a CDS encoding YeiH family protein, producing the protein MREFCKKWYQRIATRDMAFIGVLTLIASCVASWLKQLPVLSLFGALIIALLIGMAAQFPVRSWYVGDSADRKAGVKDAAGLISNKLLRLGIILLGFKLNLQVLFTQGIKCLPIAVAVVTLTIVVCYAIARRLGVDPQLAILVSGGTGICGAAAVMGLSGSIKVPPEQESEKADNEVMAVAIIAIMGTIFALAEIVLGPLTGLSSTQLGITAGASLHEIAHAVAAGAAFGAVDIATIMKLSRVLMLVFAAIVISIWWDRNHSAVPASGKRTVSFPWFMLGFIGASIIGTFVPFIASVTPQLVDIAYVVLGMAMAALGITVNFAAIAQKGRKAFLASFLTSILLMCFAAGMAMLFF; encoded by the coding sequence ATGAGAGAATTTTGCAAGAAGTGGTATCAACGCATTGCCACCAGAGACATGGCGTTCATCGGCGTACTGACCCTGATCGCCTCCTGCGTAGCCTCCTGGCTCAAACAGCTTCCGGTACTCAGCCTGTTCGGCGCCCTGATCATCGCCCTGCTGATCGGCATGGCGGCACAGTTCCCGGTCCGAAGCTGGTATGTCGGCGACTCGGCCGACCGCAAGGCCGGGGTCAAGGACGCGGCCGGGCTCATCTCCAACAAACTATTGCGGCTGGGCATCATCCTGCTCGGATTCAAACTCAACCTGCAGGTGCTGTTCACCCAAGGCATCAAATGCCTGCCGATTGCCGTGGCCGTGGTGACGCTTACCATCGTCGTGTGCTATGCCATCGCCCGCAGGCTCGGTGTCGACCCGCAGCTCGCCATCCTCGTGTCGGGCGGTACCGGCATCTGCGGCGCCGCTGCCGTCATGGGATTGTCCGGCTCGATCAAGGTCCCGCCGGAACAGGAAAGCGAAAAAGCGGACAACGAGGTCATGGCCGTGGCCATCATCGCCATCATGGGCACCATATTCGCGCTTGCGGAAATCGTGCTCGGCCCCTTGACGGGGCTTTCCTCCACGCAGCTGGGCATCACCGCGGGGGCGTCCCTGCATGAGATCGCGCATGCCGTGGCCGCAGGCGCCGCGTTCGGCGCCGTCGACATCGCCACCATCATGAAGCTCTCCCGCGTGCTCATGCTTGTGTTCGCGGCCATCGTCATCTCCATCTGGTGGGACAGGAACCATTCCGCCGTGCCGGCCTCCGGCAAACGCACGGTTTCCTTCCCATGGTTCATGCTCGGCTTCATCGGCGCGTCCATCATCGGCACCTTCGTGCCCTTTATCGCGTCCGTCACTCCTCAGCTGGTGGACATCGCCTATGTTGTGCTGGGCATGGCCATGGCCGCGCTCGGCATCACAGTGAATTTTGCTGCCATCGCGCAAAAGGGGCGTAAGGCGTTCCTCGCCAGCTTCCTCACATCGATTCTGCTGATGTGCTTCGCCGCCGGCATGGCCATGCTGTTCTTCTAA
- a CDS encoding LacI family DNA-binding transcriptional regulator: MNASKMNRKPSMGDVAEAVGVSKTTISRYLHGEYAYMSSETKAKIEQVIRELGYRPNRMAQGLKATVSHMVGVSIADVGNPFSSLLIKGMQEECRARDVQLLVCDANNRPELECANIESLLDAQVDGLIVNTVGNNDAWLADFHGRKNRKPVVMLDRIMTPPTYDSVSSDNAGAVRSMLDHLASRGFDHVAFVTKPGDGISTRTTRRIAFEEYMGAHSMDGDVLVYDSDAHDLADRIKELLDAHGAEKVCLFANNEESMRDVLEATSAQTRERIGICAFADEQWAKYSGFGITCLDQNPVLMGRTAARKLFSRVYDGAKNPCSVDEIPTRLCVFASTQI; encoded by the coding sequence GTGAACGCGAGCAAGATGAATCGAAAGCCCAGCATGGGGGACGTGGCCGAGGCCGTAGGTGTTTCCAAGACCACAATCTCACGGTATCTGCATGGCGAGTACGCCTACATGTCGTCGGAGACCAAAGCGAAGATAGAGCAGGTGATCCGCGAGCTCGGATACCGACCGAACAGGATGGCGCAGGGGCTTAAGGCCACCGTAAGCCACATGGTCGGCGTGAGCATCGCCGATGTGGGCAACCCGTTCAGCTCACTGCTCATCAAAGGCATGCAGGAGGAATGCCGGGCCCGCGACGTTCAGCTTCTTGTATGCGACGCCAACAATCGCCCCGAGCTGGAATGCGCCAACATCGAATCGCTGCTGGACGCACAGGTCGACGGTCTGATCGTCAACACCGTAGGCAACAACGACGCGTGGCTTGCGGACTTCCATGGCAGGAAGAACCGCAAACCCGTGGTCATGCTCGACCGCATCATGACTCCCCCGACGTATGACAGTGTGTCCAGCGATAATGCCGGAGCCGTGCGTTCGATGCTCGACCATCTCGCATCCCGTGGGTTCGACCATGTGGCGTTCGTCACCAAGCCAGGCGATGGCATCAGCACGCGTACCACGCGCCGTATCGCATTCGAGGAGTATATGGGCGCCCACAGCATGGACGGCGATGTGCTGGTGTACGATTCCGACGCGCATGACCTGGCGGATCGCATCAAGGAACTGTTGGACGCACACGGCGCCGAGAAGGTCTGCCTGTTCGCCAATAACGAGGAGAGCATGCGCGATGTGCTCGAGGCGACCTCCGCGCAGACGCGCGAGCGCATCGGCATCTGCGCGTTCGCCGACGAGCAGTGGGCCAAGTACAGCGGGTTCGGCATCACCTGCCTCGACCAGAATCCGGTGCTTATGGGGCGCACCGCCGCGCGGAAGCTGTTCTCCCGCGTCTACGACGGTGCGAAGAACCCGTGTTCGGTGGATGAGATTCCCACACGCCTGTGTGTGTTCGCATCAACCCAGATCTGA
- a CDS encoding sugar phosphate isomerase/epimerase family protein — translation MTTIGINTLVYMDALRNGTPQSELLATIAAHGITLAEIRREYIADDAEYDAIANAAAQQHMTLFYSVPESITVNGEPNPQFEQYLDEAARMGARNVKFNQGDIKDVDTTVLQRIDNQAAARNLTLSIENDQTPHNGTFACTQASLDHITTNGSTIGYTFDLGNWYWRDENAQQAFNRLVDYITVFHLKNVNGSQDKSQLATTMLQDGVIDWQPMLDRLSASIPVFLEFPIPAEQVAEQVDIVRHAIAHS, via the coding sequence ATGACCACCATCGGCATCAACACCCTCGTATACATGGATGCGCTGCGCAACGGCACACCGCAATCCGAACTGCTCGCCACCATCGCCGCGCACGGCATCACCCTCGCGGAAATACGCCGGGAATACATCGCAGACGACGCCGAATACGACGCCATCGCCAACGCCGCCGCACAACAGCACATGACGCTGTTCTACTCAGTACCCGAATCGATCACCGTCAACGGCGAGCCCAACCCACAGTTCGAGCAATACCTCGACGAAGCGGCGCGCATGGGCGCACGCAACGTGAAATTCAACCAAGGCGACATCAAGGACGTGGACACCACCGTGCTGCAGCGCATCGACAACCAAGCCGCCGCACGCAACCTGACCTTGAGCATCGAAAACGACCAGACGCCGCACAACGGCACCTTCGCCTGCACCCAGGCATCGCTGGACCACATTACGACGAACGGATCCACCATCGGATACACCTTCGACCTGGGCAACTGGTACTGGCGCGATGAAAACGCACAGCAGGCGTTCAACCGACTCGTGGACTACATCACCGTGTTCCACCTGAAGAACGTCAACGGCTCACAAGACAAAAGCCAGCTCGCCACCACCATGCTTCAGGACGGTGTCATCGACTGGCAACCCATGCTCGACCGACTGTCCGCCAGCATCCCCGTCTTCCTCGAATTCCCCATCCCGGCAGAACAGGTCGCCGAACAAGTCGACATCGTACGCCACGCCATCGCACACTCCTAA
- a CDS encoding sugar kinase codes for MSEVMTIGEPMVNLIADSNETYLEARTLPRQMAGAEFNVAIGVSRQGHTVSYVTTLGKDWQGDLILEYMNGIGIDTTNIRRMTGAATGYQLKVRSSDGEPKVIYFRSGSAASQTTPDIVDTIDFDGVKILHVTGIFSALAPNTYDTVSNLVDAARSHGVTVLFDPNPRPTLWPGKEAMIAATNKLAAKSDVFMPGLEEGRLFSGAVDPHDIAKFYLDMGVGKVIIKLGDEGSALFELDGNGSVQKTVVPSFTVDMVDTVGAGDGFASGVITALLEGLDTRHLLERANAVGAIQVTSVSDSEGLPTAEELRDFIASTPRKELSL; via the coding sequence ATGTCAGAAGTCATGACCATCGGCGAACCGATGGTGAACCTCATCGCCGATTCCAACGAAACCTATCTCGAAGCCCGCACCCTGCCCAGGCAGATGGCCGGCGCCGAATTCAACGTGGCCATCGGAGTCAGCCGCCAAGGCCACACCGTCAGCTATGTGACCACGCTCGGCAAGGACTGGCAAGGTGACCTCATCCTCGAATACATGAACGGCATCGGCATCGACACCACGAACATCCGCCGCATGACCGGAGCCGCAACAGGCTACCAGCTCAAAGTACGCTCCAGCGACGGCGAGCCAAAAGTCATCTACTTCCGCTCAGGCTCCGCAGCCTCCCAGACCACGCCCGACATCGTAGACACCATCGACTTCGACGGCGTGAAAATCCTGCACGTCACCGGCATCTTCTCCGCGCTCGCCCCCAACACGTACGACACGGTAAGCAACCTGGTGGACGCGGCACGATCGCATGGCGTCACCGTGTTGTTCGACCCGAATCCGCGCCCGACCCTCTGGCCGGGCAAGGAAGCCATGATCGCCGCGACCAACAAGCTGGCGGCCAAATCCGACGTGTTCATGCCCGGACTTGAGGAGGGACGCCTGTTCTCCGGAGCCGTCGATCCGCACGATATCGCAAAGTTCTATCTCGACATGGGAGTCGGCAAGGTCATCATCAAGCTCGGCGATGAAGGCTCGGCGCTGTTCGAGCTGGACGGCAACGGTTCCGTGCAGAAGACCGTGGTCCCCAGCTTCACGGTCGACATGGTCGATACCGTAGGCGCCGGCGACGGTTTCGCCTCCGGTGTCATCACGGCATTGCTTGAGGGACTCGACACCAGGCATCTGCTCGAACGCGCCAACGCGGTGGGAGCCATCCAGGTCACCAGCGTCTCCGATTCGGAAGGCCTGCCGACCGCCGAGGAGCTTCGTGATTTCATCGCTTCCACACCGCGCAAGGAACTCTCCCTGTAG
- a CDS encoding orotidine 5'-phosphate decarboxylase / HUMPS family protein, with the protein MKLQVAIDRVPVEQAVRIIQAIDGQADIIEIGTSLTKEFGLRALRPVLEAAGNTSVLADIKTCDEGAYEFDLGFGLGFDYLTVMGSASIGTLETCAKSTETHGRVMMIDLLECDEQRIERISGFQNAIYCLHTSVDSGATADPVAQVRAFKARFPQIRHIAIAGGIKQHQLAALAQENIDIVIMGSAITKADDITAACQACRKEMQ; encoded by the coding sequence ATGAAACTGCAAGTCGCCATCGACCGCGTGCCAGTGGAACAGGCGGTGCGCATCATACAGGCGATCGACGGCCAGGCCGACATCATCGAAATCGGCACGTCTCTGACCAAGGAGTTCGGGCTTCGCGCCCTCCGTCCTGTTCTTGAAGCGGCAGGCAACACCTCGGTGCTTGCCGATATCAAAACCTGCGACGAAGGCGCCTACGAGTTCGATCTGGGATTCGGTCTCGGATTCGACTACCTGACGGTCATGGGATCGGCCTCGATAGGCACGCTGGAGACATGCGCCAAGTCCACCGAAACACACGGCAGGGTAATGATGATCGACCTGCTGGAATGCGACGAGCAACGCATCGAACGCATCAGCGGCTTCCAGAACGCAATATACTGCCTGCACACCTCCGTGGATTCCGGTGCCACGGCCGATCCGGTCGCGCAGGTGCGCGCATTCAAGGCGCGATTCCCGCAGATTCGCCATATAGCGATCGCAGGGGGTATCAAGCAGCATCAACTCGCGGCTCTGGCGCAGGAGAACATCGACATCGTCATCATGGGTTCGGCCATCACCAAGGCCGACGACATCACAGCAGCATGCCAGGCATGCAGGAAGGAAATGCAATGA
- the hxlB gene encoding 6-phospho-3-hexuloisomerase — protein MSTNERILDQIVEEVQGVIAKMDEHDLEQAMPLITKNSRVYAAGEGRSGFQARSFAMRMMHIGYTSYMMGETICPSMHEGDVLLAISGSGKTRRTVEDAEAAKKLGVKVIAVTSKPDSPLADAADAVIVVPGRVKGETGGSIQLLSSLFDQSVHIALDALCLMLSRRDNVSDADANANHANVE, from the coding sequence ATGAGCACCAACGAACGCATCCTCGACCAGATCGTCGAAGAAGTACAGGGCGTCATCGCCAAAATGGACGAGCACGACCTCGAACAGGCCATGCCGCTGATCACCAAGAACAGCCGCGTCTACGCGGCCGGCGAAGGGCGGTCCGGGTTCCAGGCGCGCAGCTTCGCCATGCGCATGATGCACATCGGCTACACGAGCTACATGATGGGTGAAACCATCTGCCCGTCCATGCATGAGGGCGACGTGCTGCTGGCCATCTCCGGATCCGGCAAGACCCGACGAACCGTGGAGGACGCCGAAGCCGCCAAAAAGCTCGGTGTGAAGGTCATTGCGGTGACCTCAAAGCCCGACTCTCCCCTAGCCGATGCCGCCGACGCCGTGATCGTGGTGCCGGGACGAGTAAAGGGCGAGACGGGCGGATCCATCCAGCTGTTGAGCTCGCTGTTCGACCAGTCCGTGCACATCGCATTGGACGCCCTGTGCCTGATGCTCTCCCGCCGCGACAACGTGTCGGATGCCGACGCGAACGCCAACCACGCCAACGTGGAGTGA
- a CDS encoding aldo/keto reductase produces MSNDSTTPSAAPLPIRTAHDGLALPAMGFGTYQVRGFAGAQAIASALENGYRLLDTAVNYENEGTVGKAIRMASVPRDDIIVTSKLPGRFHQYDKARICIEESLCRLGLDYLDLYLIHWPNPSQGLYVEAWQALVDAQRDGLIRHIGVSNFLPGHIDMLIRATAVTPSVNQIELHPYFQQTEQRRYNAAHGIISQAWSPLGRANQMLRDETIQRIAHKHGVTEVQTVLRWHLQIGDVSIPKSLHAQRQRENLSITGFELDEQDMHDIALMDNPEGRCKALDPHWHEEM; encoded by the coding sequence ATGAGCAACGATTCCACCACCCCTTCCGCCGCGCCATTGCCGATCCGCACCGCTCATGATGGGCTTGCGCTTCCCGCCATGGGATTCGGCACCTACCAGGTACGCGGATTCGCCGGTGCGCAGGCCATCGCCTCGGCCCTGGAGAACGGTTACCGACTGCTCGACACCGCAGTGAACTATGAGAACGAGGGCACGGTCGGCAAAGCGATTCGCATGGCATCGGTGCCGCGTGACGACATCATCGTCACCTCGAAGCTGCCCGGACGCTTCCACCAATACGACAAGGCCCGCATCTGCATCGAGGAAAGCCTGTGCCGGCTCGGACTCGATTATCTCGACCTGTATCTGATCCACTGGCCCAACCCGTCCCAAGGCCTCTACGTCGAGGCATGGCAGGCTCTTGTCGACGCACAGCGTGACGGATTGATCAGGCATATCGGCGTCAGCAACTTCCTGCCCGGTCACATCGATATGCTGATTCGTGCCACCGCAGTGACCCCCAGCGTCAACCAGATCGAGCTGCACCCCTACTTCCAGCAGACCGAACAGCGCCGATACAACGCCGCACATGGCATCATCTCCCAGGCCTGGAGTCCGCTGGGCCGTGCCAATCAGATGCTGCGGGACGAGACGATCCAGCGCATAGCGCACAAGCATGGCGTGACCGAAGTGCAGACCGTGCTCCGCTGGCATCTGCAGATCGGAGATGTATCGATCCCGAAATCGCTGCACGCGCAACGTCAACGCGAGAACCTGAGCATCACCGGATTCGAACTGGACGAACAGGACATGCACGACATCGCGCTGATGGACAATCCCGAAGGCCGATGCAAAGCGCTGGACCCGCACTGGCACGAGGAAATGTAG
- a CDS encoding DEAD/DEAH box helicase: MARLRLVIDRRGQNRTALASGHVYWITGTTYVSVPKVDAMGYGRVVCANGAIPERKATVPNIDNSSEYSEQSIVNDAAPTFTELGVPGALAHVLASDGKRTAFPIQADTLPDSLAGRDILGRGRTGSGKTLAFSIPLVARLGASEHDIAAIEREADRRGSAGGKAATNLPRPRALVLAPTRELAKQIDEVLLPLAQAYGMTTTTVYGGVKYSRQIAELKAGAQIVVGCPGRLEDLLRQNALTLSSVECVVLDEADEMADMGFLPGVERLLGQIPADAQHMLFSATLDHGVDKVVERFLHDPKVHSVDDATSPVDEMTHHVFEITKGDKPEIVRTLASGAGKRILFTRTKFQAKKLSQSLTKQGIPCAQLHGNLNQNQRDRNLAAFETGEVNVLAATDVAARGIDVSGVELVVQVEPPEDPKAFLHRSGRTARAGNQGDVVTLVLPEQRRETRFMLRKAGIKVKPVAVTAKSPEVLDLVGERAEKIDGWELSPLKKTKPLPKKGKGRNKRGGETETAGGRRSDAPKRRKRQEQTGRFDRFDESDYRDYDGYDEYGARGGYDEWSDDRGFGKKGKHHKRTKRDRYDWQDRDGRNDRRGRGGYQDRDDRKGRADRRDRGGRGESFDRNGRYDAVGRVVEEPRKGGKRVHKKPIRVVEDLRGEDAKRYDRRMNAKKAKYDDQPSRKKGKRGGERQRYDDNRRDQPRYDQPRRSDKKRNGGDNRRSAQGFRKHNKSKRTPFRNSHR; encoded by the coding sequence ATGGCTCGGCTACGATTGGTAATCGATAGGCGCGGCCAAAACCGGACGGCGCTCGCATCCGGCCACGTTTACTGGATTACTGGCACGACATACGTCAGCGTGCCGAAAGTGGACGCCATGGGGTACGGTAGGGTAGTTTGCGCAAACGGCGCAATACCTGAACGAAAGGCCACTGTGCCCAATATCGATAATTCTTCCGAATATTCCGAGCAGAGCATCGTGAACGATGCCGCACCTACTTTCACCGAGCTTGGCGTGCCGGGCGCTTTGGCGCATGTACTCGCCAGCGACGGCAAACGTACCGCTTTCCCCATCCAGGCGGACACTCTTCCCGACTCTCTCGCGGGCCGCGACATTCTTGGCCGTGGACGCACTGGTTCCGGCAAAACACTTGCTTTCTCCATTCCGCTGGTGGCACGTCTGGGTGCCAGCGAGCATGATATCGCCGCCATCGAGCGTGAGGCCGATCGCCGCGGCAGTGCAGGGGGCAAGGCTGCGACCAATCTGCCGCGTCCTCGCGCTCTGGTGCTTGCCCCCACCCGTGAGCTCGCCAAGCAGATCGACGAGGTGCTGTTGCCGCTTGCACAGGCGTATGGCATGACTACCACCACCGTGTATGGCGGCGTGAAGTATTCCCGTCAGATCGCCGAGCTCAAGGCCGGTGCGCAAATCGTGGTCGGCTGCCCGGGCCGTTTGGAGGATCTGCTGCGTCAGAACGCGCTTACGCTGAGCAGCGTCGAATGTGTGGTACTCGATGAGGCCGATGAGATGGCCGACATGGGCTTCCTGCCCGGCGTGGAGCGTCTGCTTGGCCAGATTCCGGCCGATGCGCAGCATATGCTGTTCTCCGCGACGCTCGATCATGGCGTCGACAAGGTGGTGGAACGCTTCCTGCACGATCCGAAGGTGCACAGCGTTGACGACGCGACCAGCCCGGTCGATGAGATGACGCATCACGTGTTCGAGATCACCAAGGGCGACAAGCCCGAGATCGTACGCACCCTGGCCTCCGGCGCAGGCAAGCGCATCCTGTTCACCCGCACCAAGTTCCAGGCGAAGAAGCTTTCCCAGAGCCTGACCAAGCAGGGCATCCCGTGCGCCCAGTTGCACGGCAACCTCAACCAGAACCAGCGCGACCGCAATCTCGCGGCCTTTGAAACCGGCGAGGTGAACGTGCTTGCCGCCACCGACGTGGCTGCACGCGGCATCGACGTCAGTGGCGTGGAGCTTGTGGTGCAGGTCGAGCCGCCGGAGGATCCGAAGGCGTTCCTGCATCGTTCCGGCCGTACCGCGCGTGCCGGCAACCAGGGCGACGTGGTTACGCTTGTGTTGCCTGAGCAGCGCCGCGAAACCAGGTTCATGCTGCGTAAGGCCGGTATCAAGGTCAAGCCCGTTGCCGTGACGGCCAAGTCCCCGGAGGTGCTGGATCTGGTGGGCGAGCGCGCGGAGAAGATCGACGGCTGGGAGCTTTCCCCGCTGAAGAAGACCAAGCCGTTGCCGAAGAAGGGCAAGGGACGCAATAAGCGTGGCGGCGAGACTGAGACTGCCGGCGGCAGGCGTTCCGACGCTCCGAAGCGCAGGAAGAGGCAGGAGCAGACCGGGCGTTTCGACCGTTTCGATGAGTCCGATTACAGGGATTACGACGGCTACGACGAGTATGGTGCGCGTGGCGGTTATGACGAATGGTCGGATGATCGCGGTTTCGGCAAGAAGGGCAAGCATCATAAGCGCACTAAGCGTGACCGTTACGATTGGCAGGATCGCGATGGCCGTAACGATCGCAGGGGCCGTGGCGGCTATCAGGATCGTGATGACCGCAAGGGGCGTGCCGATCGTAGGGATCGTGGCGGCCGAGGGGAGTCCTTCGATCGCAATGGTCGTTATGATGCGGTCGGGCGTGTTGTCGAGGAACCGCGTAAGGGCGGCAAGCGTGTGCATAAGAAGCCGATCCGCGTGGTCGAGGACCTGCGTGGTGAGGACGCCAAGCGTTATGATCGCCGCATGAACGCCAAGAAGGCGAAGTACGACGATCAACCGTCGCGCAAGAAGGGCAAGCGTGGCGGCGAACGGCAGCGTTATGACGATAATCGTCGTGATCAGCCGCGTTACGATCAGCCGCGCCGTAGCGATAAGAAGCGCAACGGCGGCGACAATCGTCGTTCCGCGCAGGGCTTCCGCAAGCACAATAAGTCGAAGCGCACGCCGTTCCGTAATTCGCACCGCTGA
- a CDS encoding DMT family transporter: protein MEQMGEALRQTQGDGDVRSRDDSTHEGISVSRTIARLMMLVNAAVWGSGYTMLKHVQGVMTTQWMMFFRMAASVILMALVFLPHLRKIGLKRYIVPGLMLALTYWMGFLLQLKGLETTSPGRNSFFTDTYCVMVPFVIWALTHKRPNMQHIAAALVCAFGIGLVSLSGTSGSDLIGMSSGDVLTIIGALFYAINLVVVGMMGRKFDAVALMLAEFAWCAVFFGVGAALFDGSPSASWLRLDVVLCLAYLVIGSTIIAQIFQTIAVQNLPTTEGSVILSTECIFAMVIAVIFTGERLTVPSVCGFAVIFGAILLSEVQFPARRKAK from the coding sequence ATGGAACAGATGGGCGAGGCATTACGGCAGACGCAGGGTGACGGCGACGTGCGAAGCCGGGATGATTCCACGCATGAAGGCATAAGCGTATCCAGAACCATCGCCCGTCTGATGATGCTCGTCAATGCCGCCGTATGGGGTTCGGGGTACACCATGCTCAAACATGTGCAGGGTGTTATGACGACCCAGTGGATGATGTTCTTCCGTATGGCCGCATCGGTTATTCTCATGGCGTTGGTGTTCCTGCCGCACTTGCGCAAGATCGGACTTAAGCGCTATATCGTGCCTGGTCTCATGCTCGCCCTGACCTACTGGATGGGATTTCTGCTGCAGCTCAAGGGGCTGGAGACCACGTCGCCCGGGCGTAACAGCTTCTTCACCGACACGTATTGCGTGATGGTGCCGTTCGTCATCTGGGCGCTGACGCATAAACGCCCCAACATGCAGCATATTGCCGCGGCGCTCGTGTGTGCGTTCGGCATCGGTCTGGTCTCGTTGAGCGGCACAAGCGGGTCGGATCTTATCGGCATGAGTTCCGGCGATGTGCTGACGATCATCGGAGCGTTGTTCTATGCGATCAATCTGGTGGTCGTGGGCATGATGGGCAGGAAATTCGATGCGGTGGCGCTGATGCTGGCCGAATTCGCCTGGTGCGCGGTGTTCTTCGGTGTCGGCGCCGCATTGTTCGATGGTTCGCCTTCGGCCTCGTGGCTTCGTTTGGATGTGGTGCTGTGCCTTGCCTATCTGGTGATTGGCTCGACCATCATCGCGCAGATTTTCCAGACCATTGCCGTGCAGAATCTGCCGACTACTGAAGGCTCGGTGATTTTGAGCACCGAATGCATCTTCGCCATGGTGATCGCCGTGATCTTCACCGGGGAACGGCTCACCGTACCGTCCGTCTGCGGGTTCGCGGTGATTTTCGGCGCGATACTCCTTTCGGAAGTGCAGTTTCCGGCACGGCGCAAAGCCAAGTAG